One Pongo pygmaeus isolate AG05252 chromosome 10, NHGRI_mPonPyg2-v2.0_pri, whole genome shotgun sequence genomic window carries:
- the FKBP4 gene encoding peptidyl-prolyl cis-trans isomerase FKBP4 encodes MTAEEMKATESGAQSAPLPMEGVDISPKQDEGVLKVIKREGTGTEMPMIGDRVFVHYTGWLLDGTKFDSSLDRKDKFSFDLGKGEVIKAWDIAIATMKVGEVCHITCKPEYAYGSAGSPPKIPPNATLVFEVELFEFKGEDLTEEEDGGIIRRIQTRGEGYAKPNEGAIVEVALEGYYKDQLFDQRELRFEIGEGENLDLPYGLERAIQRMEKGEHSIVYLKPSYAFGSVGKEKFQIPPNAELKYELHLKSFEKAKESWEMNSEEKLEQSTIVKERGTVYFKEGKYKQALLQYKKIVSWLEYESSFSNEEAQKAQALRLASHLNLAMCHLKLQAFSAAIESCNKALELDSNNEKGLFRRGEAHLAVNDFELARADFQKVLQLYPSNKAAKTQLAVCQQRIRRQLAREKKLYANMFERLAEEENKAKAEASSGDHPADAEMKEEQKSSTAGSQPQVETEA; translated from the exons ATGACAGCCGAGGAGATGAAGGCGACCGAGAGCGGGGCGCAGTCGGCGCCGCTGCCCATGGAGGGAGTGGACATCAGCCCCAAACAGGACGAAGGCGTGCTGAAG gTCATCAAGAGAGAGGGCACAGGTACAGAGATGCCCATGATTGGGGACCGAGTCTTTGTCCACTACACTGGCTGGCTATTAGATGGCACAAAGTTTGACTCCAGTCTGGATCGCAAGGACAAATTCTCCTTTGACCTGGGAAAAG GGGAGGTCATCAAGGCTTGGGACATTGCCATAGCAACCATGAAGGTGGGGGAGGTGTGCCACATCACCTGCAAACCAGAATATGCCTACGGTTCAGCAGGCAGTCCTCCAAAGATTCCCCCCAATGCCACGCTTGTGTTTGAG GTGGAGTTGTTTGAGTTTAAGGGAGAAGATCTGACGGAAGAGGAAGATGGCGGAATCATTCGCAGAATACAGACTCGCGGTGAAGGCTACGCTAAGCCCAATGAGGGCGCTATCGTGGAGG TTGCACTGGAAGGGTACTACAAGGACCAGCTCTTTGACCAGCGGGAGCTCCGCTTTGAGATTGGCGAGGGGGAGAACCTGGATCTGCCTTATGGTCTGGAGAGGGCCATTCAGCGCATGGAGAAAGGAGAACATTCCATTGTGTACCTCAAGCCCAG CTATGCTTTTGGCAGTGTTGGGAAGGAAAAGTTCCAAATCCCACCAAATGCTGAGCTGAAATATGAATTACACCTCAAGAGTTTTGAAAAG GCCAAGGAGTCTTGGGAGATGAATTCAGAAGAGAAGCTGGAACAGAGCACCATAGTGAAAGAGCGGGGCACTGTGTACTTCAAG GAAGGTAAATACAAGCAAGCTTTACTACAGTATAAGAAGATCGTGTCTTGGCTGGAGTATGAGTCTAGTTTTTCCAATGAGGAAGCACAAAAAGCACAGGCCCTTCGACTGGCCTCTCACCTCAACCTGGCCATGTGTCATCTGAAACTACAGGCCTTCTCTGCTGCCATTGAAAGCTGTAACAAG GCCCTAGAACTGGACAGCAACAACGAGAAGGGCCTCTTCCGCCGGGGAGAGGCCCACCTGGCCGTGAATGACTTTGAACTGGCACGGGCTGATTTCCAGAAGGTCCTGCAGCTCTACCCCAGCAACAAAGCTGCCAAGACCCAGCTGGCTGTGTGCCAGCAGCGGATCCGAAGGCAGCTTGCCCGGGAGAAGAAGCTCTATGCCAATATGTTTGAGAGGCTGGCTGAGGAGGAGAACAAG GCCAAGGCAGAGGCTTCCTCGGGAGACCATCCCGCTGACGCAGAGATGAAGGAGGAGCAGAAGAGCAGCACGGCAGGGAGCCAGCCTCAGGTGGAGACAGAAGCGTAG